A region of Astyanax mexicanus isolate ESR-SI-001 chromosome 23, AstMex3_surface, whole genome shotgun sequence DNA encodes the following proteins:
- the rbpms2b gene encoding RNA-binding protein with multiple splicing 2b, which produces MSVKSDSEQNNNTISLDEEVRTLFVSGLPTDIKPRELYLLFRPFKGYEGSLIKLTSKQPVGFVTFDCRSGAEAAKNALNGVRFDPENPQTLRLEFAKANTKMAKSKLMGTPNPTNIHPALGAHFIARDPYDLTGAALIPASPEAWSPYPLYTAELSPGLPHAAFTYPAAAAAAAALHAQMRWYPSSSESSQPGWKSRQFC; this is translated from the exons ATGAGCGTTAAATCCGACTCTGAGCAGAACAACAACACCATCTCTCTGGATGAGGAG GTACGAACGCTGTTCGTCAGCGGTCTGCCCACAGATATTAAACCTCGGGAGCTGTACCTGCTCTTCAGACCCTTTAAG gGTTATGAAGGTTCACTGATTAAGTTAACATCAAAGCAG ccGGTCGGCTTCGTGACCTTTGACTGTCGGTCTGGCGCTGAAGCGGCGAAAAATGCATTAAAC GGGGTTCGCTTTGACCCTGAGAACCCGCAGACCCTCCGGTTAGAGTTTGCTAAAGCCAACACGAAGATGGCAAAGAGTAAGCTGATGGGCACTCCGAACCCCACAAATATCCACCCAGCTCTAGGAGCACACTTCATAGCACGGGACCCAT ATGACCTGACGGGAGCAGCACTGATCCCAGCGTCTCCAGAGGCCTGGTCACCGTACCCCCTCTACACTGCAGAACTGAGCCCAGGTCTGCCCCACGCCGCCTTTACCTACCCAGCAGCTGCAGCCGCCGCCGCTGCCCTCCACGCCCAG ATGCGTTGGTATCCATCATCTTCTGAGTCGTCCCAACCTGGATGGAAATCAAGGCAGTTCTGTTAA